In Micromonospora sp. LH3U1, one genomic interval encodes:
- a CDS encoding LysR family transcriptional regulator has translation MATPELRQLRYFLVLAEELSFTRASARLMIAQQSLSQQITALERVLGVKLFDRDSRGTTLTETGALFVPEARAVIDRAEQAVAVVGRAQRGEVGTLRLAFLTTVANHLLPPVVRAVRHHLPDLHLTTESTSIAPLVQGVLDGRFDVAFTRTPLVPGLESRRLTTEPVCAVLPEGHPLAGRDELTLADLANEPWVMTPRSSWEPWHRAYEDQFREAGFAPTVVQEETGVQSLLGLVAAGLGVTRLACSAASLRRTGVVFVPLAGAYAYTEMVWLAGNTPPALHRLLDVVTELAATTDLTSTG, from the coding sequence GTGGCCACGCCTGAGCTGCGGCAACTGCGATACTTCCTGGTCCTCGCGGAGGAACTGAGCTTCACGCGGGCCTCCGCCCGGCTGATGATCGCCCAGCAGTCGCTGTCCCAGCAGATCACCGCCCTGGAACGCGTCCTCGGGGTGAAGCTGTTCGACCGCGACAGCCGCGGCACCACCCTCACCGAGACCGGCGCCCTGTTCGTGCCCGAGGCGCGCGCCGTGATCGACCGCGCCGAGCAGGCCGTCGCCGTCGTGGGAAGGGCCCAGCGGGGTGAGGTCGGCACCCTCCGGCTCGCCTTCCTGACCACCGTCGCCAACCACCTGCTGCCCCCGGTGGTCCGAGCGGTCCGCCACCATCTCCCCGACCTGCACCTGACCACCGAGTCCACCAGCATCGCGCCCCTGGTCCAGGGCGTTCTCGACGGGCGGTTCGACGTCGCCTTCACCCGGACCCCGCTCGTTCCCGGCCTGGAGTCCAGGAGACTGACGACCGAACCGGTCTGCGCGGTGCTGCCCGAGGGCCATCCGCTCGCCGGGCGCGACGAGTTGACCCTCGCCGACCTGGCGAACGAACCCTGGGTCATGACGCCGCGCAGCTCCTGGGAACCCTGGCACCGCGCCTACGAGGACCAGTTCCGGGAAGCGGGCTTCGCACCCACCGTCGTCCAGGAGGAGACCGGCGTGCAGAGCCTCCTCGGCCTGGTCGCCGCCGGACTCGGCGTCACCCGGCTCGCCTGCTCGGCGGCCAGCCTCCGCCGCACCGGCGTGGTGTTCGTCCCGCTGGCCGGCGCCTACGCGTACACCGAGATGGTGTGGTTGGCGGGCAACACCCCGCCCGCCCTGCACCGGCTCCTGGACGTGGTCACCGAGCTCGCGGCGACGACCGACCTCACCAGCACCGGCTGA
- a CDS encoding SDR family NAD(P)-dependent oxidoreductase, with translation MDATRVTTPFNARSTAADVVAGVDLTGQRAIVTGASSGIGVETARALASAGAEVTLAVRDVEAGERTAEDIRSTAANGLIRVAPLDLSDQRSVAAFVTAWEGPLHILVNNAGVSATPEMRTPEGWELQFATNHLGHFALANGLHRALAAAGRARVVSLSSIAHVQAPMVFEDVNFRERPYDRLLAYGESKTATALFAVEANRRWADDGITVNAANPGAVATNLGRHLTEEDYAQLPDFDFKTPEQGAATSVLLAAWPQVEGVGGRYFEDCNQAARFNPETPLQGVADHATDPAAAARLWQVSLDMLAEAQPA, from the coding sequence ATGGACGCCACACGCGTCACTACGCCTTTCAACGCCCGATCCACCGCCGCTGACGTCGTGGCGGGTGTCGACCTCACCGGGCAGCGCGCCATCGTCACCGGCGCCTCGTCGGGCATCGGCGTGGAGACCGCCCGGGCGCTCGCGAGCGCGGGCGCCGAGGTGACCCTGGCCGTGCGGGACGTAGAGGCCGGAGAGCGGACAGCGGAGGACATTCGCTCCACCGCCGCGAACGGGCTGATCCGGGTCGCGCCGCTGGACCTTTCCGACCAGAGGTCGGTCGCCGCCTTCGTCACCGCCTGGGAAGGTCCCCTGCACATCCTGGTCAACAACGCCGGGGTGTCGGCGACCCCCGAGATGCGGACGCCGGAGGGCTGGGAGTTGCAGTTCGCCACCAACCACCTCGGCCACTTCGCACTCGCCAACGGGCTGCACCGGGCGCTCGCCGCGGCCGGTCGGGCCCGCGTGGTGTCGCTGAGTTCCATCGCCCACGTGCAGGCGCCAATGGTCTTCGAGGACGTCAACTTCCGCGAACGTCCCTACGACCGTCTCCTCGCCTACGGCGAGTCGAAGACCGCCACCGCGCTGTTCGCGGTCGAGGCGAACAGGCGCTGGGCCGACGACGGCATCACCGTCAACGCGGCCAACCCGGGCGCGGTCGCCACCAACCTGGGGCGACACCTCACCGAGGAGGACTACGCGCAGCTTCCGGACTTCGACTTCAAGACCCCGGAGCAGGGTGCCGCCACCTCCGTGCTGCTCGCCGCCTGGCCGCAGGTGGAGGGCGTCGGCGGCCGCTACTTCGAGGACTGCAACCAGGCTGCGCGCTTCAACCCGGAGACGCCGTTGCAGGGCGTCGCCGACCACGCGACCGATCCCGCAGCGGCAGCGCGACTGTGGCAGGTGTCGCTCGACATGCTGGCCGAAGCGCAGCCTGCCTGA
- a CDS encoding NADPH-dependent FMN reductase yields MTRIGIILGSTRPGRNGEAVARWVLEIAKQRSDAEYELIDLLDYKLPHLDEAYPPSMGQYTQPHTLRWAETIASYDGFIIVTPEYNHSTSGALKNAIDFLYAEWNNKAVGFVSYGSVGGARAVEHLRLISGELQMADVRSQVALSLFTDFENFSVFKPNQFHQDSLNTTLDQVVSWSTALAPLRQG; encoded by the coding sequence ATGACCAGGATCGGGATCATCCTCGGAAGCACCCGCCCGGGGCGTAACGGGGAAGCCGTCGCCCGCTGGGTGCTCGAGATCGCCAAGCAGCGCTCCGACGCGGAGTACGAGCTGATCGACCTGCTCGACTACAAGCTGCCGCACCTCGACGAGGCGTACCCGCCGTCAATGGGCCAGTACACCCAGCCGCACACGCTGCGGTGGGCCGAGACGATCGCCTCGTACGACGGCTTCATCATCGTCACCCCGGAGTACAACCACTCCACCTCGGGTGCCCTCAAGAACGCGATCGACTTCCTGTACGCCGAGTGGAACAACAAGGCCGTCGGCTTCGTCAGCTACGGCTCGGTTGGCGGCGCGCGCGCTGTGGAGCACCTGCGTCTGATCTCCGGTGAGCTGCAGATGGCCGACGTGCGTTCGCAGGTCGCGCTGTCGCTCTTCACCGACTTCGAGAACTTCAGCGTCTTCAAGCCCAACCAGTTCCACCAGGACTCGCTGAACACCACCCTCGACCAGGTGGTCTCCTGGAGCACCGCGCTCGCTCCGCTGCGCCAGGGCTGA
- a CDS encoding MarR family winged helix-turn-helix transcriptional regulator has product MSETSPETLRPLTRDEEALVRALGQVMHVLPRTIDADMVGDRQLPLTEYTALMNLSEAPARRMRMNELALACHLSLSGMTRTIIRLETQGLVKRERCEEDARGWNAVLTDAGFTRLEESWPSHLAAVRRRFLQHFESFDLAQLARAFRQAGTAQTTD; this is encoded by the coding sequence ATGTCCGAGACCTCCCCAGAGACGCTGCGACCCCTCACCCGTGATGAGGAGGCCCTGGTCCGCGCCCTGGGCCAGGTGATGCACGTGCTGCCCCGCACGATCGACGCCGACATGGTCGGTGACCGTCAGCTACCGCTCACCGAGTACACAGCCCTGATGAACCTGTCCGAGGCACCGGCCCGACGGATGCGGATGAACGAGCTCGCCCTGGCCTGCCACCTCTCGCTCAGCGGCATGACCCGCACCATCATCCGGCTGGAGACGCAGGGCCTGGTCAAACGGGAGCGGTGCGAAGAGGACGCCCGCGGCTGGAACGCCGTCCTCACCGACGCGGGCTTCACCCGCCTGGAAGAGTCCTGGCCCAGTCACCTGGCCGCCGTACGCCGGCGGTTCCTCCAGCACTTCGAGAGTTTCGACCTCGCCCAACTGGCCCGCGCGTTCCGACAGGCCGGCACGGCTCAGACGACCGACTGA